A genome region from Triticum aestivum cultivar Chinese Spring chromosome 2B, IWGSC CS RefSeq v2.1, whole genome shotgun sequence includes the following:
- the LOC123043148 gene encoding disease resistance protein RGA4: MEVVVAVASAVASSVVPRLLTVLEESSKELRDIEEDIGFLHRELPMIYGLTDGQISHKEQPSGTEILSMEEFRDLAHNIEDCLDRFLPCAECEGEQQIRDTSKFRDEIARFKRELDAAQQRKKRYVVAESNVDNSSTADEEDTGTYEACPAVGIQEAKEEVWALLVGGESSKLRVVSIVGFGGSGKTALSWEVYNCPQVAKQFSCRAWVTVASNQIHGVAAKEALLTAILEGLLGDEARAPVPQRLLQLQQHIRLLLQTKRCLIVIDNIKMELWDAIKPIFPEETESRMLVTTTMTSVANACSLPDGYVYSMRSLSAKQSKDYLDKKVFVGGCSPDWERGSTAIVNKCDGHPLALVSVAKALQGHKLTGDLCEEMTRNLCSRMEENKNGHFTRLKQVLMNNYSSLPDNSLKTCLLYSGVFPNDRPISTKTLAMRWLAEGYIGDQEIADKKLDELIDRNIFRPIDPSNNGKAKACKPHGIMHQFLLHKSVASKFIATSFGAKNRSNSRHLVIENHKNSTACNMEHGTGRLKNFFSSLQGKVDNFIAGPPGEQLRPRSLTVFGSAEETVSDLASFELLRVLDLKECNGLNEEHIGHIYKLLHLKYLALGSSVSNLSVEMGRLHYLETLDLRKTKIETLPVEVIILPHLLHLFGKIKLKEVSRKNRKKFLQGKSNMQTLAGVVIDSNSAFPELMVHMKKLTKVKIWCEIIDTDINYTMLSEAIHKFAQAGMGTPVGARSLSLHLNDSSKDLLHCCQGDNTNATPRKLGYLSSLKLQGGLSQFPQFVMSLCGLKELCLAYTNLTGADLLPGLRSLQYLVYLKLVEVHFGDLDIMVGDLPSLQCLCLVMQEPMLPTIQKGALPRLTSIQLLCKDLKDVCEIKLELFKGLQEIALDSMVNPETIKHWEAEAKEHPKRPSVFLLERVVDPDETSPSVKYVAPCQVDNNRYTNTCANDHMEIDLDQLTLQTKYRRSDQFRVGSKRSRSPHSPGRV; this comes from the exons ATGgaagtggtggtggcggtggcgagcGCTGTGGCGAGCAGCGTGGTGCCTAGGCTGTTGACAGTCTTAGAAGAAAGTTCCAAGGAGTTGAGGGACATTGAGGAAGACATCGGTTTCTTGCATCGAGAGCTTCCCATGATTTATGGTTTGACGGATGGTCAAATATCGCACAAGGAGCAGCCCAGTGGCACCGAGATCTTATCCATGGAAGAATTCCGTGATTTGGCACATAACATCGAGGACTGCCTGGACCGGTTCCTTCCTTGCGCTGAATGCGAGGGAGAACAACAAATCCGCGATACAAGCAAGTTTCGTGATGAGATTGCGAGATTCAAGCGGGAGCTGGATGCGGCACAACAGCGAAAAAAGAGATACGTCGTCGCCGAATCCAACGTCGACAATAGCAGCACCGCTGACGAGGAGGATACGGGCACATATGAGGCTTGTCCTGCAGTGGGCATCCAGGAAGCAAAGGAGGAGGTTTGGGCCTTGTTAGTTGGCGGCGAATCAAGCAAGCTGAGGGTGGTCTCCATCGTCGGATTTGGTGGCTCGGGAAAAACCGCACTCTCCTGGGAAGTGTACAACTGCCCTCAAGTCGCCAAGCAATTCAGTTGCCGTGCCTGGGTGACTGTGGCGTCCAATCAAATACACGGGGTCGCGGCCAAGGAGGCGCTCTTGACGGCCATACTAGAGGGGCTTCTTGGAGACGAAGCACGGGCGCCCGTGCCACAGAGACTCCTACAACTCCAACAGCATATCCGTCTTCTTCTCCAAACCAAGAG GTGTTTAATTGTAATTGATAACATCAAGATGGAGCTCTGGGACGCAATAAAACCAATCTTCCCAGAAGAAACAGAGAGCAGAATGCTGGTGACCACAACTATGACTTCGGTAGCTAATGCCTGCAGCTTGCCTGACGGTTATGTTTACAGTATGAGATCTCTTAGTGCAAAACAGTCCAAGGATTATCTAGACAAGAAGGTTTTCGTCGGTGGATGCTCACCTGACTGGGAGAGGGGTTCAACTGCAATCGTGAACAAATGTGATGGTCACCCACTTGCTCTAGTTAGTGTTGCCAAAGCTTTGCAAGGTCACAAGTTGACTGGAGATCTGTGCGAAGAAATGACCCGCAACCTATGTTCCCGTATGGAAGAGAACAAGAATGGTCACTTCACAAGACTAAAGCAGGTTCTTATGAATAACTACAGCAGTCTGCCTGACAATTCTCTCAAGACCTGCTTACTATACTCAGGTGTATTCCCAAATGATCGCCCCATCAGCACGAAAACTCTTGCCATGCGATGGTTAGCCGAAGGATACATTGGTGACCAAGAGATTGCCGATAAGAAGTTGGATGAGCTAATTGACAGAAACATATTTCGGCCTATTGACCCAAGCAACAATGGAAAAGCCAAGGCGTGCAAACCTCATGGCATCATGCACCAGTTCTTGTTGCACAAGTCGGTGGCTTCAAAATTCATTGCTACATCTTTCGGTGCTAAGAACCGAAGTAATTCCCGGCATCTCGTTATTGAGAACCATAAAAATAGCACAGCATGCAACATGGAACATGGTACTGGCCGCCTGAAGAATTTCTTTTCGTCTTTGCAAGGAAAGGTTGATAACTTCATTGCAGGGCCGCCCGGCGAGCAGCTGCGCCCACGGTCTCTAACAGTCTTTGGGAGTGCAGAAGAAACTGTTTCAGATTTGGCTAGTTTTGAGCTTCTGAGAGTATTGGATCTAAAAGAATGCAATGGTTTGAATGAAGAACATATTGGGCACATATACAAGCTGTTGCATCTCAAATATCTGGCACTCGGGAGCTCTGTTAGCAATCTTTCAGTGGAAATGGGAAGGCTTCATTATTTAGAGACACTCGACTTGAGAAAGACCAAGATAGAAACATTGCCGGTGGAAGTCATTATTCTGCCCCACCTACTACACCTGTTTGGAAAGATTAAGCTAAAGGAGGTAAGTCGCAAGAACCGTAAGAAGTTCCTGCAAGGAAAAAGTAATATGCAGACTCTAGCAGGAGTTGTTATTGACAGCAACTCTGCATTCCCGGAACTGATGGTTCATATGAAAAAACTGACAAAGGTCAAGATATGGTGCGAGATCATTGACACAGACATCAATTATACCATGCTCTCAGAGGCCATTCACAAGTTTGCTCAGGCTGGCATGGGTACTCCAGTAGGTGCCCGCTCCCTATCACTCCATCTGAATgattcttccaaagatttgcttcATTGCTGTCAAGGCGACAACACAAATGCAACACCAAGAAAGCTTGGTTATCTTAGCTCACTGAAACTGCAAGGCGGCCTGAGTCAGTTCCCTCAGTTTGTTATGTCCCTCTGTGGTCTGAAAGAGTTGTGCCTTGCATATACTAATCTGACAGGAGCTGATCTTCTACCAGGTCTGCGTAGCCTCCAGTACTTGGTTTATCTCAAACTGGTTGAAGTCCATTTTGGGGATTTAGACATCATGGTTGGGGATCTCCCAAGCCTGCAATGTCTATGCCTTGTGATGCAGGAACCCATGTTGCCCACTATCCAAAAAGGAGCTCTGCCGAGACTCACTTCAATTCAATTGCTCTGCAAAGACCTAAAAGATGTTTGTGAAATCAAACTGGAATTGTTCAAAGGTCTTCAGGAAATAGCTCTGGATTCTATGGTCAATCCGGAAACCATAAAACACTGGGAAGCTGAAGCTAAGGAGCAC